DNA sequence from the Sulfurimonas sp. HSL3-7 genome:
CTTGAACCACCTTTTCCAAAAAGCGGGCATACTTCTGGGCAAGATCTTGAATGATCTCTTCCTTCTTCTCTTTGTCGGAAGTGATGATCTCGGAAAAATAGATCTTGATCTTCTGATCGCCTGTGCGGACGATATCGCAGCCAAGCATGGGGGTATTGCGCATGTGGGCTATCTCAAAACCGCCGCTGTGAAAGAGTGTAGGACGGTTAAAAAATTCGACTTCGATGGTCTTGTTCGCCTCTTTGACGCGATCTACCATGATAATAATGATCTCATTATTCTGTAAGGCTCTTGCGATGTCGAGCATCGCCTGTATGCCGTTTTTAAGGCTGATGATATTGATCCGTCTGTTTTCATCGGAAGCGGTTTCAAGCTTATGCAGGTTCTGATCGATGGCCTCATCGGAAACGATGTTGAGAGTGATATCGTAAACATCAAACATCTTAAAACTCTGCGCCCAGTTACCGTGGTGCGAAAAGACCAGGATCCCTCCGGTCTCATGGAGTGTTTCAAAGGCTGACAAATTTTCTTTTTCCACTCTTACCGTGCTCTGTTCTGTTCCCTCTTTGGCGATAAAACGATCGAAGATGTTAAGCGAAAAGGCATAGATATGGCGAAAATAGGAGACGAGACTATCGGGCACACCGACGGCTGTGTAATAGCTTGAGAGCTCTTTGCGTTTCTTTTGCGAAACCATAGTGTAAAAAAGGGAAATGACAAAGACGACGGGCTTTGCAGCTTTATAGCCGAAGAAATGGTAAAGGGCGGTGACAAATCTGATACCTAAAGGACTGCCGCGGTATTGAGACATAAAATTCCTCTATTTGTAATAATGCGGCAAGAAGATCCTGCCTCTTTTTTGGTTGGAAAACACGGCTAGTAGGGGTCTACACCCGTCAGTGCTTTATAGGTCGCATTGACAGCTTCTGTCGGAGCGTTGACAAACATGTTCTTCTTGTCCCAGACATAGCCGCTCAGTACCGAGACAACCTTACGTTCGATCTTGTCTGCACCCGGAGTCTTTGAGAAGAGAATGCTTTGCAGCCGGCCGTCGTACCAGGCCTCGACATACTCTCTGAAGACATTCACGCCGATCATCATATAGTCCTCGTAGTCACGTTGCCAGTCAACTGCTTCACCCTTGAACTCTTTGATCGTCAGATCAGCCGCTTTTGCTCCCGACTCCAGCGCAAGAGTGACCCCTGATGAAAAGACGGGGTCCAAAAACTCGGTAGCATTGCCCACCATGACAAAGTTGTCGCCGAACATCTTTTTTACGTTTGAAGAGTAGCCGCCGATAAAACCGACCTCGTTGATGCGTTTGGCCTTGGCATAGCGTTTTTTGGCGTGGGGATCGTTTGCAATGATATGTTCCCAGAATGCCTTCTGATCCATGTTGAACGAGCGGTAATACGCATCGCTGCAGACAATGCCCACAGAGGTTACGGTGGGGCTTAATGGGATATTCCAGATCCAGGCGTCGTTGTCGCCGACGACATAGACATAGATATAGCCGTCGGTTCCGTCGGTCGGACGGATGTCACCTTCGACGCGGCAGAAGACCGCATCACGCAAAGCCAGGGCCGAACCGGCATCGAGGTCCAGCAAACGCGGAAGAACACGGCCGTAACCGGAAGCATCGATCACCTTTTTGGCATGGTATTTCTCTTCGCTGCCGTCTTTATGGACAACCGTAACGACATTGGCTGTTTCGTTATAAGCGGTGACTTCAGACTCCATTGTGACATGGGCTCCGAACTTTTCGGCTTCATCAAGCAGAAGTTTGTCGAAGGTCTCACGGCGTACCTGAAAAGAGCTGTTGTGTTTTTGGCCCATGTTCTGTTCAAAGTTGACGACCTTGATATCATCCTGCTCGTTTTGAAAAGCGACACCGCCCTTGAATTGAAAACCGGCATTTTCAACTGCTTCGAGCATCCCTGCCTCTTCGAGCAGTTCATTACAGCGCGGCAGTAGAGATTCTCCGATAACAAAGCGTGGAAATTTTATCTTTTCAACAAGTTCAACACTATACCCGGCCTGAACCAGTTTTGCTGCTGCGATAGAGCCGGCGGGACCGCCTCCGATAATAAATACGTCACACTCTGTCATTGGAAACCTTTTTATAAAAATTATAAATTAATTATAACTAACTGAATATATATTATAACTTGATTCCGATGGTGTAAAAACAGCGCATAAATACCTCTATAAAGCCCTTGTACGCTATAATCGGCCAATTTTTACAAAGGGCATTTATCTTGAATAGAACCTGCATTGTGATTCCTGTCTATAACAACCCGGCAACGATCGAAGGTGTCGTCTATGAAGCGCTTAAAACCAAAAGTACCGTCATCGTCGTTGATGATGGTTCAGACCCCTCTGTCTTGTTGAATATTGATGAAGATGAAGCGCTTATCCTGATCCGCCACACCGGGAACAAAGGCAAGGGCGAAGCGATATTGACGGGCGGGAAAATGGCCAAAGAGCTCGGTTTCGGCTCTTTTTTTGTGGTGGACGGCGACGGGCAGCACTACCCGCATGAGATCAGTAACTTTGTCGGTAAAGACCTGGAAAAATGTATTGTGGTCGGATGCCGCCGATTTTCAGAAAATGTACCGGGTTCCTCAAAGTTCGGACGCCGTTTTAGCAACTTTTGGATCTGGACTGAAACCGGACTCAGTCTAGACGACACCCAGTCGGGGTTTCGCTCGTACCCGGTATCCATTTTGGCACTGCCGATCGAGAAACGGCGTTATGATTTTGAGATAGAAGTGCTGGTAAGGCACGCGTGGAGCGGCGGCTGTATCGAAGAGGTGGAGATAGAGGTCCATTACCCTAAAGCAGAAGAGCGTGTCAGCCATTTTAATGTCCTTAAAGATAATGCCCGTCTAAGCATGCTGCATTCGAGACTCTTCTTCAAACATCTACTGCGATTAATAGGC
Encoded proteins:
- a CDS encoding lysophospholipid acyltransferase family protein; amino-acid sequence: MSQYRGSPLGIRFVTALYHFFGYKAAKPVVFVISLFYTMVSQKKRKELSSYYTAVGVPDSLVSYFRHIYAFSLNIFDRFIAKEGTEQSTVRVEKENLSAFETLHETGGILVFSHHGNWAQSFKMFDVYDITLNIVSDEAIDQNLHKLETASDENRRINIISLKNGIQAMLDIARALQNNEIIIIMVDRVKEANKTIEVEFFNRPTLFHSGGFEIAHMRNTPMLGCDIVRTGDQKIKIYFSEIITSDKEKKEEIIQDLAQKYARFLEKVVQEYPWQWFNFFDFWKRPES
- a CDS encoding NAD(P)/FAD-dependent oxidoreductase, translated to MTECDVFIIGGGPAGSIAAAKLVQAGYSVELVEKIKFPRFVIGESLLPRCNELLEEAGMLEAVENAGFQFKGGVAFQNEQDDIKVVNFEQNMGQKHNSSFQVRRETFDKLLLDEAEKFGAHVTMESEVTAYNETANVVTVVHKDGSEEKYHAKKVIDASGYGRVLPRLLDLDAGSALALRDAVFCRVEGDIRPTDGTDGYIYVYVVGDNDAWIWNIPLSPTVTSVGIVCSDAYYRSFNMDQKAFWEHIIANDPHAKKRYAKAKRINEVGFIGGYSSNVKKMFGDNFVMVGNATEFLDPVFSSGVTLALESGAKAADLTIKEFKGEAVDWQRDYEDYMMIGVNVFREYVEAWYDGRLQSILFSKTPGADKIERKVVSVLSGYVWDKKNMFVNAPTEAVNATYKALTGVDPY
- a CDS encoding glycosyltransferase family 2 protein, producing MIPVYNNPATIEGVVYEALKTKSTVIVVDDGSDPSVLLNIDEDEALILIRHTGNKGKGEAILTGGKMAKELGFGSFFVVDGDGQHYPHEISNFVGKDLEKCIVVGCRRFSENVPGSSKFGRRFSNFWIWTETGLSLDDTQSGFRSYPVSILALPIEKRRYDFEIEVLVRHAWSGGCIEEVEIEVHYPKAEERVSHFNVLKDNARLSMLHSRLFFKHLLRLIGIK